In one Magallana gigas chromosome 7, xbMagGiga1.1, whole genome shotgun sequence genomic region, the following are encoded:
- the LOC105348950 gene encoding RNA-binding protein RO60, with protein MSEDDTKVMDVEEEEWRGQLVEQGDLKSQNERLAPYQTMNSTGGYVYSTDYETQLMRFLCIGTTGGTYYTGEAELTRENTRCIDRLINSGKGKYVVELVREFSVGNRSCKQRPLLYTLALCCRSNDPVTKHEGYNVLSDVCRIPTHLFEFIKCCEEESAGTGWGRAHRRAIANWYLNYGKKGKGEFLALHMTKYKTRFGWNHKDVFRLCHIKPEVDHPEIKYLVMVSTKGKEKTDKSDFVQQEKQKPEYENSDLKKVMVFMDAVEKAEKCRESDTMTRLILEHKLTREHVPTDLLKSKEIWKALIKFMPMTAMIRNLGKMSQLELLEPGSFEENLTISKLTNPEMLTRARIHPFTLLVALNQYKKGQGELGSLKWQTNDNISKALEDAFYMSFKNVKPTGKRFCLAVDVSGSMNVPVMGTPTISARDAAAAMMMVTARTEKKFEVVAFSGGLRPLNIKATDSLENVLDECASLPFCGTDCSRPMMYAMENKKKFDVFIVYTDSETYFGNIHPSQALVNYRSMSGIPHARLIVCGMASNSFTIADPNDPMMMDVVGFDTNAPQAIQEFVLGHI; from the exons ATGTCTGAGGACGACACAAAGGTAATGGACGTGGAGGAGGAGGAATGGCGTGGACAACTGGTGGAGCAGGGCGATCTCAAAAGTCAAAATGAGCGGCTGGCCCCGTACCAGACCATGAACAGTACCGGGGGTTATGTGTACAGCACGGACTATGAGACCCAGTTAATGAGGTTCTTGTGTATTGGTACCACGGGAGGGACATATTACACGGGAGAGGCGGAACTCACAAGAGAGAATACCCGCTGCATAGACAG GTTGATAAACAGTGGAAAGGGGAAATATGTTGTTGAACTTGTCCGTGAATTCAGCGTGGGGAACCGATCATGTAAGCAGCGCCCCTTACTGTACACCCTGGCCTTGTGTTGTAGGTCTAACGACCCGGTAACAAAACACGAGGGCTACAACGTTCTGTCCGATGTTTGCCGAATTCCAACGCACCTGTTTGAGTTCATAAAATGCTGCGAAGAAGAAAGCGCGGGAACAGGGTGGGGACGGGCACACCGCAGGGCCATTGCCAATTGGTACTTGAATTACGGGAAGAAGGGCAAAGGGGAGTTTTTGGCCCTTCATATGACGAAATACAAGACTCGTTTTGGATGGAACCACAAAGATGTGTTCCGCCTCTGTCACATCAAACCGGAAGTGGATCATCCCGAGATCAAGTATTTGGTCATGGTCAGCACCAAGGGCAAGGAAAAGACTGACAAGAGCGACTTCGTCCAGCAGGAAAAGCAGAAACCAGAGTATGAAAACTCAGACTTGAAGAAAGTAATGGTATTTATGGACGCAGTGGAGAAAGCTGAGAAATGTAGGGAATCCGATACAATGACACGCTTAATTTTAGAGCACAAGTTGACGCGGGAGCACGTACCTACCGATTTGTTGAAGTCCAAAGAAATTTGGAAAGCCTTGATCAAATTCATGCCAATGACAGCCATGATCAGAAATCTTGGGAAAATGTCTCAATTGGAACTGTTGGAGCCCGGAAGCTTTGAAGAGAATCTTACTATTTCGAAACTGACAAATCCAGAAATGCTCACACGTGCAAGAATTCACCCATTTACCCTTTTAGTGGCCTTGAACCAGTACAAGAAAGGTCAAGGCGAGCTTGGGTCATTAAAATGGCAGACGAATGACAATATCTCTAAGGCTCTGGAGGATGCGTTCTACATGTCGTTTAAGAACGTCAAGCCCACAGGTAAAAGATTCTGTTTGGCTGTTGACGTCAGCGGTTCGATGAATGTTCCAGTAATGGGCACTCCAACCATTTCGGCCCGTGACGCCGCGGCAGCCATGATGATGGTCACAGCTCGCACTGAAAAGAAATTTGAAGTGGTGGCGTTTTCAGGAGGTCTTAGGCCACTAAACATCAAAGCCACCGACAGCCTGGAAAACGTTCTGGACGAGTGCGCCTCTCTCCCATTCTGCGGCACAGACTGTTCTCGTCCCATGATGTACGCCATGGAGAATAAGAAGAAATTCGACGTCTTCATCGTCTACACGGACTCGGAAACCTACTTCGGTAACATCCACCCTTCGCAGGCTTTGGTGAACTACCGTTCGATGTCTGGGATCCCTCACGCGCGACTGATCGTCTGCGGGATGGCAAGCAACAGTTTCACCATCGCCGACCCTAACGATCCCATGATGATGGACGTTGTGGGCTTTGACACCAACGCTCCACAAGCCATCCAAGAGTTTGTGTTGGGACACATTTAA
- the LOC105348951 gene encoding protein mono-ADP-ribosyltransferase PARP12: protein MSFNHYVLPGGTGPQNFMRQMVPGMPMQVAQIPQQVRPIGDFNNVPQFQLQPQAQIPQQMQYQHQMQPYQYMQYQQPVQQIQPPVATEVYEPPQSLPTVQQQPLVQQPQSNQPSSSGQDFNQSIVRKSIEILCQHKKPITAAELSQQLAPHIVRLSEKQLIEILSNYPNNFTVYAKEGTEDHIVTVCTKLGLCKEHCSKQGQCPGIPVCDGLHICKFYLLSNSCRVEKQGKNCLFGHDLTSPHNMSLLRQNMLEHLSVHSIKSLFRTTESRGRTTMPSICKFYNINVGCRAQEDGKSCPYLHICKFYVIGQCRFGKRCKRGHDVFDPQVKEILNKYGINTNRTPKEILQEIRNVEIDIGDDASSQASAHSKDPYRTGLDSDNDDPSESEEASASASPDDLPADICIFHLRGRCAFGKSCRKSHKGMTYQWQYRKKALNQWDDFQHNHNVEVEFNYCDVARSECYVKTDTGVLKLNFDTLEGVLLENNQVVVQMSLRRLSTPSSEVEKFQPLATVWKWYWNCEDGKWQEYGQGNQSGRYQSTVDSSSMEQNYLKNPTGQLQFNTLGYEYVMDFEQMLQQNLQSGTQRNVRRRPVFVNEKEMERNKKKAPEAGSQTGKVVSRVTGPALTRPMQNYIPPEWEIHMKRMGGQQHVIEHFQRTVITGDSDPRLAEEVKKIKELFYQTMAPNQYITCIERIENGELWMNFVSKREKMSMKKKSGDINEKKLFHGTSHKYIDAICRQGFDFRFSGQSTGTKYGKGSYFTKSAKFADSYTDRSRDKEMFLVRVLAGDYTLGQSTMVRPPHKTPTNLFDLYDSCVDDMGNPNIFVIFTFDQVYPEYVIKYRS from the exons ATGTCATTCAACCACTATGTTTTGCCTGGTGGAACAGGACCTCAAAACTTTATGAGACAAATGGTTCCTGGAATGCCAATGCAGGTCGCACAGATTCCTCAGCAGGTGCGTCCGATTGGTGACTTTAATAATGTACCACAATTCCAATTACAACCCCAGGCCCAAATTCCACAACAAATGCAGTACCAACACCAAATGCAGCCATACCAATATATGCAGTATCAACAACCAGTACAACAGATTCAACCACCTGTTGCCACCGAAGTCTATGAACCGCCACAATCTCTGCCAACAGTTCAACAGCAACCATTGGTACAACAACCTCAGTCCAATCAACCGTCGTCCTCTGGACAAGATTTTAACCAATCCATTGTCAGGAAATCCATAGAAATTCTCTGTCAACACAAGAAACCAATCACTGCAGCTGAACTCTCCCAACAGCTAGCCCCACACATTGTCAGGTTGAGTGAAAAGCAACTCATAGAGATCTTGAGTAACTATCCAAATAATTTTACTGTTTATGCTAAGGAAGGGACAGAAGATCACATTGTAACAGTTTGCACAAAGCTGGGACTATGCAAGGAACATTGCTCTAAACAGGGACAGTGCCCTGGGATCCCAGTGTGTGATGGACTACACATCTGCAAGTTTTACCTGTTGTCAAACAGTTGTAGAGTGGAAAAACAGGGAAAGAACTGTCTGTTTGGTCATGACTTGACATCACCACATAATATGTCTTTACTAAGACAAAACATGTTAGAGCATTTAAGTGTTCACAGCATAAAAAGTCTATTTCGAACCACAGAGAGCCGTGGAAGAACCACCATGCCAAGTATATGCAAATTCTATAACATAAACGTAGGATGCCGGGCGCAGGAGGATGGAAAATCATGTCCTTATTTACACATCTGCAAGTTTTATGTTATAGGACAGTGTAGATTTGGGAAAAGATGCAAGCGAGGCCACGATGTATTTGATCCGCAAGTTAAAG AAATCCTAAACAAATATGGAATCAACACAAACAGAACTCCGAAAGAGATTTTGCAAGAGATTCGTAATGTGGAGATAGATATAGGAGATGACGCCAGCAGTCAGGCCTCTGCTCACAGCAAGGATCCTTACAG AACAGGGTTGGACTCTGATAATGACGACCCCTCGGAATCTGAGGAAGCCTCAGCCAGTGCCTCTCCTGATGACCTTCCAGCTGATATCTGTATTTTTCACCTGAGAGGACGTTGTGCATTTGGCAAAAGCTGTCGAAAATCCCATAAAGGGATGACTTACCAGTGGCAGTATCGCAAGAAGGCCCTGAATCAGTGGGATGACTTCCAGCACAATCACAATGTAGAGGTGGAGTTCAACTATTGCGACGTAGCCAGAAGCGAATGCTATGTGAAAACCGA CACTGGAGTTCTGAAGTTAAACTTTGACACTCTGGAGGGAGTTCTGCTGGAGAACAACCAAGTGGTGGTACAGATGTCACTACGCCGCCTATCCACACCGTCCTCAGAGGTGGAGAAGTTCCAGCCACTGGCCACCGTGTGGAAGTGGTACTGGAACTGTGAGGATGGTAAATGGCAGGAGTATGGACAG GGTAACCAATCTGGGAGGTACCAGTCCACGGTAGACAGCTCCAGCATGGAACAAAACTATTTGAAGAATCCCACTGGGCAGCTCCAGTTCAATACCCTGGGCTACGAGTATGTCATGGACTTTGAGCAGATGCTTCAGCAGAATCTGCAGTCTGGCACTCAGAGAAACGTTCGTAGACGACCAGTGTTTGTCAATGAGAAAGAAATGGAGCGAAACAAGAAAAA GGCACCAGAGGCAGGCTCACAGACAGGCAAGGTGGTGTCCAGGGTAACCGGACCAGCACTGACTCGCCCCATGCAGAACTACATTCCCCCAGAGTGGGAGATTCACATGAAGAGAATGGGAGGCCAGCAACACGTCATAGAGCACTTCCAAAGGACTGTA ATAACAGGAGATAGTGACCCACGGTTGGCTGAGGAAGTGAAGAAAATCAAGGAGCTGTTCTACCAGACCATGGCCCCCAACCAGTACATCACCTGTATAGAGAGGATAGAGAATGGAGAACTGTGGATGAACTTTGTCAG CAAGAGAGAGAAAATGAGCATGAAGAAGAAATCTGGtgatataaatgaaaagaaacTCTTTCATGGAACATCACACAAGTACATAGATGCCATCTGTAGGCAGGGCTTCGACTTCAGATTCAGCGGCCAATCCACAGGAACCAAGTACGGCAAAGGAAGCTACTTTACAAAGAGTGCCAAGTTTGCGGATAGCTACACAGACCGAAGCCGAGACAAGGAGATGTTTCTGGTGCGTGTTCTGGCTGGGGACTACACCCTTGGTCAAAGCACTATGGTGCGACCCCCCCACAAAACCCCCACCAACCTGTTCGATCTGTACGATTCTTGTGTGGATGATATGGGCAACCCCAATATATTTGTCATATTTACGTTTGATCAGGTATACCCGGAATATGTCATTAAGTACCGATCCTAA